ACGGGGCTCCAGGATATTGAGCTTCGCAGCAGAGCGTTTACACACCTTCTGCATGTCCACATCCAATGCAGTCGCAGGCGACGCCACCTCGTTATGCTCAGTGGTGCACTTTGCTGCCCTATGCCTGGAACAACTACTGAGAGCAAAGCGTTCAGCAACAGTGTTGGTTGCTTGTGTCTGTGAACAGTTAAGCTAGGCTCGGAAGTGGCTGTTCTGTTGTGGGCTTTGGCTTCTGTGAAGCGAGAAGAGGTTTTTGAATGGTGAATGACGTTATGTCAGCCCGTTATATAGGGGGAGGGCTGGTGTCCTCCGATGACATACACAAAATCAGGACCGGCCAATAGGCTGGGGCAATGTGATAAAAGGCTTCTGTTGAGGGCACACAAGGGGCGTCACCCATAGTGAGACACGAAATGAATGCTAGGAAAGAGAAccgtttttctttcccccacccATAGTGGTGTCGTTCCCTTACAATTAAATGTGAGTTTTTTATAACCAATGCTAGAGACAAATTTAACTGCTACAGCATGTTGTGTCCATATTTATCAAACACTGAACAAAGGCGCTGGTATTGACATCATATTAGCTAGCTACATGTACCTTTGAGTGCACTTCTTTTGACCAGGATGGTGTGAATTTGGGGGTCGGCCAGAAATTTCCTCATCTGCTCCACGGCATTCTTCTCCTCTAGGGCGGCTTCCAGTGAGGCCTGGGCCTCGCCGCCATCTCCCAGCAGAAGTGGTACCAGTTTGCAAATGTGCTTTTGCAGGACCAAGGTGTCTGCGACCATCTGAATGGTAGACACCTCCATGGTGCCAGAGTTTTCCACCATCCCTCCACCATCGGATATACTTTGAAGCGTTCGACGACGACCTGCAGCGGCGCGGGACTGAACAAGGAAACAAGACAGACGTTGAGTAGCTGGTCACACAACCGGGCTGGATAGATGTTAGTGACACCAAAGATTTGATGGGTTCGTGGGTTTGTTTGGGTGTATTGCATTGTGTTGaattttgtgttgcattttgaGAGTTAGGAGCTCCAGTACATTGTTGAGGCCTGTACTAGGAAGCAGGATTAGCGGTTATCAGGGTAAATTCAGGTTTAACCTTTGGTGTTCCGTCCTACGAAGGTGGTTCTCTTCTCACtagggtaaatcaccatggcaacttgTGCTGAACAGCTAACCTTCTCCAGCGCTTGTTACGTTTGAcataagagatcaaagccagtcaccagtgcaacttctgaccaatcagatcactggaaaaccagtcATCATTTAGGGTGGTtgcggctcaggaggtagagtcagtcgtccactaacccaaaggttggcggttcgatcccagcttcccccagtctgcatgccgttgtgtccttgggcaagacagtTAAAACCTGTAAATAAAGTCCATTCTACTTAATCCTGGGATTGGGgcaaaagagtttagagtaacgtgacaaataataaagcgcagcagatgtTGAGCTTAACAGTGACCACCCACTTTAAGAATGGCTCTGGTTCAAAAATTGAATTTCCAATTCAatgcaaaaaattaaaacaatttgaacCTCAGTAGTCATAATAAAGTAGCAGTTAAAACTCATCTCATTGATTAGGGATATCCTGCATTTTCATAGAAGGCTGTTTaaaattttgtaaaaacaaaaaaaaagtgtctaaTGAGGCAGGAAGGAATGTTACATGTTTTTTCGGcagtttttattaaataaatataagcaCAAAGAGTAAAAATCTGAGAAACAAAGACTAGTCACACTTTAAAACTGAGCTGGACAGCCTGTACACCATATCCCTGAGATAGCAATTTTTACAGCATTACTTTGCAAGTTACATCACACATCCCCCACATGAACAGTAAAATGTAACTTATTTCCTGTATCAAATAGCTTATCAAATGATTTACAGTTTTAAGAATATTACTGACCTATAATTAGGAGGCAGCTCATTTTGCgatgatgaaaaaacaagttttagAAATACAGTACAAGACTTCTTAAAATCACCCTGCCGTATCCAAGTATGGCAAAATAATAAACTAAAGTTGCACAAACTGAGCTGCTTTAACCGGAAAATGCTCAATTGATAACTTAAAAAGGATCATATATACAGAATGTCTCAATTTGTCAGCAAGTGTCAGCCTGCATACAATGCTTTCCAATTCTGCCTTCACTCTTTCTACCTTCACCTATTAGGATTCATGATAGAGGCTTTATGCAGGAATGAAAAAGTATAAAGCTTATTAGAATGAATTTGATATGCATTAGCCATAGATGTGCTTACAGACAAGTCGTgtacaaaatggaaataatccTCCAGTTCCTAATTTGGCAGTCAATGGAGGAACAGGCTCCTTCTGCATTAATGTCCGGAATAATGTGAGATTTAACTCCCCTTTATCCCTGTCATCGTCTCATTGAGTAAAAAGGGTCAAAAAAGGCAAACTGAGTAGATAAACCCCTACTCAACTGAAGTCTATGACCGGCGATCATTCCTCCTCAGGGAACTTGAATTTGGCATAGACGATGAGCATGACTATGGACATGACGACACACATTGAACCAATCACGAGGTAGGCAATGCCCAGGAATTCATTCTTGCCACCCATCCAGGACACGTTGCTGAGCACCACCTTCTTTCTGCCATCAAAGCTCAGAACAGGATAGTCTAGAGGACAAAATGTTAAGGATATGGACCAAGAAGGGAAATACAGAGAATGTTACAAGACAGAATTATTTGCTTCATGCTCATACAGAAATTATTAGCGTCATGTAATATTTTGAACAGCATTATATACATGAGAACATATCAAGAACAATACAACTGATTTTGCACTTGTTAGCCCATTTACTACGAATCATATACAAACACTTCAAGTGAGTTCATGCTGTTtcaaatatttagatttttttttctcagcaactATTAACTTTAATTTATTACAGATCTTTTTGATTATCAGTTAGCAGTTCAAAAACTTTCTTGAGTGGTACGAAACTCGAAAACTGTTTTGCttaaattgaaaataatcagcaaaaatatactgtagatgaTTTGGATTTGAAGGATTTAAACTTGAGAACATAGTGCTATGGTCCTTTAAGTAAAATAAGGTAGACACCAATCAATCATGTGAATAAAGTAAATTTGTCTATCTCATTTACTTATGTCGCAAAATttgcctattttttttactgctgcgTCACTGTTTACCCTCAGCTCAGTTCAAAACAGAACTACTCCCTGACTGGTTAAACCAGTTCGACTAAGCTGCTGTATGTGTAATTTGACACAGAACATGTGGCCATTTCAATGCCTGACCTCCTTTGGTTGATTTGAAAGTCTATAAATATTCCCATTGGGATAGATCCATTAAAAGCATTAAGTCACTCTATTTACATGTGAAAATTTTTCACCTGAGTATTGTTTTGTTGTCCAGAcgtatatactgtattaaatGAATGTTCTTGTACATACAGTAGTCTCCACAGCTAATAGCTCAATTGTGTCATACAACAATGAGAAAAAGACACACGTGACAGTATGGATGATTTATCCACCCCTGCATTAGCATACACTCTCTCTTAATGGAATAAGATTTCTTTTAAAGTGgatcactcgtcgacaccttaagagggTGGCCCTGTAGCGCTGAGGTTTTGGCCTAGAGGCTAGcgtgtcggtctcccatacccgaggtgGCTGGTTTGCGGCccagtcagagcagtaaaatcacaacaacaacaaagagagagacaagcttccTCCAAAAccgcttactgcctctttaagcGCTGGATTAAAACTACACAGACATAACTGGTCATACCTCCATGCACTGTCCTTTCACCACTGCATCTGTAACATGTGTAAGGATACTGTAGGCAATCTCAAGAGAGTAGTTTCCAGCTGGTAGACCCTTTGCATAATCACCCTCAGTGATTCGTCGATACAGCTTTCTGAAATTTGGCAGGGCTGCCCTCCTCATCCATACCAGGAAATCCTGGTTGATGAAGCCGTTGTTGGCTGGGTCCGTGGGGTCCAACTCATAAGCAGGCTTGGACCAAAATGTGGGTTTTACAGTACCTGAAAGTCAATCTTTGAATTATCAATCATGATTTCTAATCGCAATATTGACCACAATGCGAGTTATAAATTGATGTTGCGTAAATGACCCTTCAACAGCGCTGTAGGCCACTGATTTATTTCGCACACGATACTGCCAAAATGCTCATACCTCATTCAGCACAATTAACCTCCACCATAACTTCAACGGAACACAAAGTCAATAACAATAAATTGGACAAAAGTTACTACCATTGAAAGCGTTCTTTAGAGGTGTGACAGAGGGATTTCTGTATTTGACGTTGTAGTCGGTCCACCAAGCAATCCCTTTTCCATCTAAGGTCACCTGTATTTTTGCCCCACTGACAATCTGATACAGCTTGAAGGAGTctttgaaacaacaaaaaaataagaaaacaaaacaagaattaTTACTTCCTTGACAAAGCAAACAACGTTTATTGCAACTTCATTGTAGTCATTTAAATGTTCTTTTACGTACCATTGAACATGCTGTTTGCTACAGATCCACATGGTACAATTGGTGTCTTGCCAACGTATTCATAGGGAGCACAGCTATCACTGGGTACCTTCAAGAGAAAGTGCTTTCATTGCTCAGATAGTCTCTCTGCATTACAGAGGGGAAATGACATGAGGTGCCATTAATACAGCTTTAGGTCCTGtgcagtttaaaaagaaaagtacactGTAAAGACATGAAATGCGTGAAAACccatatgtttgtgtttgaccgAGGTGGCAGCTTAGCATATTTGTATTCACACAGCTCATCTGTAAAAATGAGCACTTATGGATTTTGCTTTCCcctttgaaattaaaaacttgGATGTGTGATGGGTGCGTgagagcaagtgtgtgtgtgtgtgtgtgtgtgtgtgtgtgtgtgtgtgtgtgtgtgtgtatatatatgtgtttcaATATCCCATGCTTCTAACTCACCTTAAAAGAATCCAGGTCTCCAGACAGCTGGTTAGGATCTTTAGACACACCATATCCTCTGTAGTTCTGGAAGTAGTTGGACAAGCCATAATAAAAGAAGACGGGCCCCTGTTGAGGTAAACagaatcacaaaaaacacaggcgAGGGTCAGAGGCCACTGGTGCAACTTATCAATCTATAAATGCACCATTTTTGTGACTGTATAAGCTCGGTTGCTACCTTGAAGAGACTGTCAATGTTGAACTCCATTTTGCACACACAGTTCTTGACATCTGGGTCAGAGCACTTGAAACATGGGGAGCTTTGCTCCACCCCAGTGTAGTCTACCTGTGTGGGAAAGATTAACAAAGGTTATCATTAATTATTGATGGCAACAACACCGTTCCCCATTGTCTGCTGGAGGTGCACCACACCTCTTTAAACCCACAAGTACATATCACTTACAAGCAGCAATACCAGAAATGTCATCTCAACACTGAAAACAGGCTGTTTTACCATTGACTGaaagtttgttttccttttcctctcttttttacatttattttcagcctGACACAGTAGTCAGTCTTACCTCTAAAACTTGGATGCTCTGTGAAGTGACGAAGAGAGCAACGCCAATGCCGATGAAAGCCAGGCCAATGAGGACAAACCCTGGGATGATAATGCCAGCAGAGAGCATGGGCTGCCATGCTGGAAGCCTCTGCTGAGTGAAGGCGGTGTTGTCAGGCCGGTTGACAAACTCTTTCTCTTGTTTCACCATTTCTTTGATTCTGTTGGATAGATAATTAACAAGCTTAGTTATAGTATTGTATCATTTTTATAGTAGGTACTGCaccatatttcatttttattacatGGAAGCCATGTGAAACAATCCCTGAATGTAgatgaatatgtttttcctttcacttcTCTGACTGAACATCCAACTTCTTTGGTGTCTTACTGTCATTGTGATTTAATGTCTAGTGATGCATACAGCGGCAACAAtgattatatcatatttttttaaaaacagccaAACCCAGAGGCCCCGTATCACATAATCTTGAATGCTAAACTACCAGCAACACCCAGATTAGCACAGAGCACAACACCGACGGGAGATCACATTGACTCTCTCACTTTAAAACTCGCCGGCTGAGATTAGTGGTTGAATTCAGAGATGGACATTAATATCCTAGTGTAGTTTCAGTATTTTAAGATGTTACTTACGGACAGAGGGGctcaaaattgaaaaaacaaaggcGTCAACAGATCATCGGTATGCTTCCCTAAGTAGGAAGCGCGACAGGGCAGATCACCTTTACCTGTCGTCTACCCCCACCTTCCTTCCCCATCCTGTTCTTCTCCGGGCTGACGTCAGTCTCCCTGTAGTCCCGACCGATCTGGGATCAGTCTGGTCGCTGCGCAAGCAGTAAACGAAGTCAGCGACGAAGgggcagattttttaaaacttattattcttttttttttttttttttaaacacaatattCCGTAAAACATTAGAGCAGCAAAATTGTTTTAAACATCCACCCGTTGCATTGACATAATGACGAGTAAATCCCCGCCTCCTTTTTGGATTGACCGTTATTTCGACCAATCGTTTTGCCGAGCGGTGTTGGGTAACGTTTCCGCTCCACCAATCAGACCACTGAGAGGCGGGGGCCTGCGTCTGTGCCGTCTTTGTGTTGACATCTTCGAGGGGATCGAGAGGTAATAGTGATATTTCCAATGAATTATTCCTACTCGTGTGTCTTAAAGCAGTCCCACGCAGGGGACGTTCGCCAAGAATTCCAAGAGAAAGGGGTTGAGAGCAATTCTGCTTTGCGAGCGAAGCCGGAGCTTTTGTTTTTCGCCGGGGTCGCACCTGCTACTGtgtcaccgctgctgctgctagccACGGTCTATTGTTAGCGGTGTTAGCTAGCGTAGCATGGTCACGCACGACTCGATTGAATGGAGATATTCGTAGAAGCGACGAATCCCTGTGTTTTTAGTAGAGTTTCTGTTGCGACTGTGCCAAGGCATTGTGGTCCTGCGTCGATACGTGCCAATTGCACGACGCTGTCTGGAATAAATCGTTAGCTACGcaagctaacgctagcttaGTTATAGCATTCTGCTGCTAGCTGTGTCGTTAACCAGCTCGTTAACGTTAGACCATATGGTTAAGCAATCGAAAGCAGACTGACTGTAACACAAATTACTATTTTAATCGAGACTTATATGAAGAATGAGCCGCAGTGAAACAGACTCTTATCAGATGATCTTGTATTATTCAGTGGATGTTTGTTAGTTTTCTATGCGTGTTATCTTCGTCGAATTTCATTCGCtgctatgtaaaaaaaaaaaaaagagaaaaaaaggccaacGTTTCTGTTAAGTTGGTCCTGTTCATAACCATATTTCTGGttctgtcttcatttctttAGTGTTTGAATGGATATTACCAGGTGCACGGAGAAATGGGTAAAACAAGACAAGGTTACTGTACCACGGAGCCCTCATTTCATAAATCCATGCCATCCATGCACagttaatatgtttttttttaaaccatccaGTGACCCAGATGTGACACGTGTGGGTGTTGCATCCCCTCAATGTCCAACAGCATTAGGAGTTTTCTTTAGCCTGTTTTATGAACAGCAAAGTAGACAAATGGGTTTTACCCCTAATGTTTCTGTGAGTTGTTACTGTGTTAACCTGAGCACTAACTGagtataaatataatttcaggTTTTTATGGTTGTAAATGAGTTCATACAAATTTGTGTTCTTAATTGGGCCTAAAATGTGATAACAAAAGGACAACTATTTTTGTTTGggttatgtattatttttttcttcctttctagCAGACACAAGCCACACTTCATCATTCTCATCTAAGATTTTGCAATATTCTTTTACCAGTTATACTATTTTGAACATTGAAATTTCAGCCATTTCACTTGATTGCAAATGATTGCAACTTgggctgctgtgtttttatttttagggtTTCATCTTACTCCTCTTTCCTACCTTTGCAGGAGAGGCCTCCATCATCCTCCATAATGCTGTCTAGCAAGAAGTCAGAtgctggctcctcctcctcctcctcttcatcttccgcTGGCACAGCAGTAGGTGATAGGGTCCCGATGTCTGATGCCCAGACTGGAACCTCAGCTTCAGCTGCAGGAGCTATGGATgtgaaaaagaaggagaggtcATCCCCTAGTGGGGAACCTGGAGGAGCCCCTTTGCCCCACCAGGCAGGCCCTGGAGGGGCAGACCCGGACTCTGCTGAAGTCCGCAGGACAAGTCGACGAAAGCGAGCAAAAGTAAGCATTGACGATGTCTGTAGGCTGCGGGAGGCAAAGATTTTACCAAGAAAGAAAGTTATTTAATCTGAAAGAACTcactatatttttttgtttaattaaaggGTCAATTCATTGTAAACTTTTGGTGCAATATTGATCTGTATCTTAACAGAGTTTTCCAGCTTTCTACTTCCTTACTGTTTCAAGCCACGTCACTGATTTTCGTCTGGATTGGATGTCTGGATCTTTACTCATCAGAGAAACAAGCTGAGCAAACAGCCCCTCTCGCACCTACCTTGTGTCCCGTCTCTGCTGAAGATCATCGAAGAAACACaagtttttaatgtgaaacGGCTTTGTTCATTGTTTTACAGGTTTTATTTATCAAGTCCATTTGTTTTAGAGAGGTGGAGACCTCTATCGACAATTCAGCTCCCAGTAGAAGGAACACTTAAGGAATTCCATTGTATGCAATTGTAGAAAAGCACCGGTTCTTACTTGCATGCACGCCTTAGTGAAAATTGAAACAGATGTCATTTTTCATAGTTTGTCCTGCATGATGACATTTATGTCTTACTTCCCTAAAGGTTTTGGTAAcgtttaaaaaggaaatgagacCACACCAACAAACCAGAAACTGCTACGCTGGTTTTaatgatgcttttattgtgCCTACCGTTGCAGGTGGAGTACCGCGAGATGGACGAAAGCCTTGCCAATCTGTCGGAAGACGAATATTactctgaggaggagaggaatgccaaggcagagaaggagaggaagcaggtgatccctcctccacctccaccagtaGAGGAAGAGAATGACAGTGAACCAGAGGAGCCATCTGGTGAGTTTGAAAACTGAGGTATCTCGTCAGAGTAGTGAAATGAATCAGCTAGTTTTTACAGTGGAAAGAAAcatctttaatttaaaaactctGATAAAAACCTTTCCCCCCCCAAATTGTCCCTGTACAAAAAAAGGTAGAGATTGTTCTTAACTGACATGAAGGCAGTTTGTAAAAAATTTTGTGTTCAATTTTAATTCAGACCTCAgggctctttctttttgtccaaaatTGACCCTAAAGGACACTCGGTCCTGACAGATTAGAGATGTCCATATTTCTTTTCAGGCGTGGAAGGAGCTGCTTTCCAGAGTCGTCTTCCCCACGACCGTATGACATCCCAGGAGGCCGCTTGCTTCCCTGACATCATCAGTGGTCCCCAGCAGACTCAGAAGGTTTTCCTCTACATCCGCAACCGTACAGTACGTGCCTATCTAAACACATTACTCCTTGTTAAAGGCTACAGACCATGAGGTTAGagtttttaaacatatttattatagTTTCTTAATCCATATTGACCTCATTCAGCTCCAACTATGGCTGGACAACCCTAAGATCCAGCTGACCTTTGAGGCCACAGCACAGCAGCTTGAAGCTCCATACAACAGtgagaaattaaatcaaaaattatgtttctttgcttttctacattttcatttcttattgTAGTCTTATGGAAATTGATAATTGATgtacttttgttctttttttttaaggtgatgCTGTACTGGTCCACAGGATACACAGCTACCTGGAAAGGCACGGCCTCATTAACTTTGGCATTTATAAGAGGGTCAAGCCTTTACCCAGTGAGTTCACTTCATTTGTCAGCCACTTATTGGCCCCTAACACACAAGTTGTTCTCTAATAACTGGGATTTACTGTGGTGTGTAGACAAAAGCCTTTCAGAGACATTGACCTTTGAATGGTTTAAGGATACCTAATTAATGCTCTCCCTGCTTCTTATTGTAGCTAAGAAGACTGGGAAGGTCATAGTTATTGGTGGAGGCGTGTCAGGCCTAGCTGCAGCCAGGCAGCTACAGAGCTTTGGGATGGATGTTACAGTATTAGAGGCCCGGGTAA
The Scophthalmus maximus strain ysfricsl-2021 chromosome 15, ASM2237912v1, whole genome shotgun sequence DNA segment above includes these coding regions:
- the tmem30b gene encoding cell cycle control protein 50B — protein: MVKQEKEFVNRPDNTAFTQQRLPAWQPMLSAGIIIPGFVLIGLAFIGIGVALFVTSQSIQVLEVDYTGVEQSSPCFKCSDPDVKNCVCKMEFNIDSLFKGPVFFYYGLSNYFQNYRGYGVSKDPNQLSGDLDSFKVPSDSCAPYEYVGKTPIVPCGSVANSMFNDSFKLYQIVSGAKIQVTLDGKGIAWWTDYNVKYRNPSVTPLKNAFNGTVKPTFWSKPAYELDPTDPANNGFINQDFLVWMRRAALPNFRKLYRRITEGDYAKGLPAGNYSLEIAYNYPVLSFDGRKKVVLSNVSWMGGKNEFLGIAYLVIGSMCVVMSIVMLIVYAKFKFPEEE